One window of the Fusobacterium animalis 7_1 genome contains the following:
- the thiC gene encoding phosphomethylpyrimidine synthase ThiC: MYKTQMEAAKKGILTKEMKSIAESEAMDEKVLMEKVAKGEIAIPANKNHSSLLAKGVGTGLSTKINVNLGISKDCPNVDKELEKVKVAIDMKADAIMDLSSFGKTEEFRKKLIAMSTAMVGTVPVYDAIGFYDKELKDIKAEEFLDVVRKHAEDGVDFVTIHAGLNREAVNLFKRNERITNIVSRGGSLMYAWMELNNAENPFYENFDKLLDICEEYDMTISLGDALRSGCLNDATDACQIKELITLGELTKRAWKRNVQIIIEGPGHMAIDEIEANVKLEKKLCHNAPFYVLGPLVTDIAPGYDHITSAIGGAIAAAAGVDFLCYVTPAEHLRLPNLDDMKEGIIASRIAAHAADISKKVPNAIDWDNRMAKYRADIDWEGMFTEAIDEEKARRYRKESTPENEDTCTMCGKMCSMRTMKKVMSGEDVNILK; encoded by the coding sequence ATGTATAAAACACAAATGGAAGCTGCTAAAAAAGGAATTTTAACAAAGGAAATGAAAAGTATTGCAGAAAGTGAAGCTATGGATGAAAAAGTTTTAATGGAAAAAGTGGCGAAGGGAGAGATTGCAATTCCTGCTAATAAAAACCATAGTTCTCTTTTAGCAAAGGGAGTTGGAACAGGTTTATCTACAAAAATAAATGTAAATTTAGGAATTTCAAAGGATTGTCCTAATGTGGATAAGGAATTAGAAAAAGTAAAGGTTGCCATAGATATGAAAGCAGATGCAATAATGGATTTAAGTTCGTTTGGAAAGACAGAAGAATTTAGAAAAAAATTAATTGCTATGTCTACTGCAATGGTTGGAACAGTTCCTGTTTATGATGCCATAGGTTTCTATGATAAGGAATTAAAGGATATAAAGGCAGAAGAATTTTTAGATGTGGTAAGAAAACATGCAGAAGATGGAGTAGATTTTGTTACTATTCATGCAGGATTGAATAGAGAAGCAGTGAATCTTTTCAAAAGAAATGAAAGAATAACTAACATTGTTTCAAGAGGAGGTTCTCTTATGTATGCTTGGATGGAGCTTAATAATGCAGAAAACCCATTCTATGAAAACTTTGATAAACTTCTTGATATTTGTGAAGAATATGATATGACAATAAGTTTAGGAGATGCACTAAGGTCAGGTTGCTTAAATGATGCAACAGATGCCTGTCAAATAAAAGAATTGATAACATTGGGAGAATTAACTAAAAGGGCTTGGAAAAGAAATGTACAAATAATAATTGAAGGACCAGGACATATGGCAATAGATGAAATTGAAGCAAATGTGAAATTGGAAAAGAAACTTTGTCACAATGCACCTTTCTATGTGCTAGGACCATTGGTAACAGATATTGCACCAGGTTATGACCATATCACTTCAGCTATTGGTGGAGCAATAGCAGCAGCTGCTGGTGTTGATTTTCTATGTTATGTAACACCAGCAGAACATCTAAGATTACCAAACTTAGATGATATGAAAGAAGGAATAATTGCTTCTCGTATAGCTGCCCATGCTGCTGATATAAGTAAAAAAGTTCCAAATGCTATTGATTGGGATAATAGAATGGCAAAATATAGAGCAGATATAGATTGGGAAGGAATGTTCACAGAGGCAATAGATGAAGAAAAAGCTAGAAGATACAGAAAAGAGTCTACCCCTGAAAATGAAGATACCTGTACTATGTGTGGAAAAATGTGTTCTATGAGAACTATGAAAAAAGTAATGTCAGGAGAAGATGTAAATATTTTAAAATAA
- the thiD gene encoding bifunctional hydroxymethylpyrimidine kinase/phosphomethylpyrimidine kinase has protein sequence MNNVLSIAGSDCSAGAGIQADLKTFVANGVYGMTVITSLTAQNPQKVKMLEDVSIEMLEKQIEAIFDVMEVSAVKIGMINSKENGEIIYDELLKYKAKNIVLDPVMIATSGNSLIREETKRFLVNELFKIADIITPNLDETKEIVKIILNKENIEDIDSIEKMKIYGKIIADFTKRWVLIKGGHLSNSAVDILMNKDGIYILEGEKISSNNTHGTGCSLSSAIASNLAKGCSMLEAVKKAKNFVLYSIKNSIDFGEISGTVNQMGEIYKNIDIEKLY, from the coding sequence ATGAATAATGTGTTGTCAATAGCAGGGTCAGATTGTAGTGCAGGAGCAGGTATACAAGCTGATTTGAAAACTTTTGTTGCAAATGGAGTTTATGGAATGACAGTTATTACAAGTTTAACTGCACAGAATCCACAGAAGGTAAAAATGCTTGAAGATGTTTCAATAGAAATGTTAGAAAAACAAATAGAAGCGATATTTGATGTTATGGAAGTTTCGGCTGTAAAGATTGGAATGATAAATAGTAAAGAAAATGGGGAAATAATTTATGATGAGCTATTAAAATATAAGGCTAAGAATATAGTTCTTGATCCTGTAATGATAGCTACAAGTGGAAATTCTTTAATAAGAGAAGAAACAAAAAGATTTTTAGTAAATGAGCTATTCAAGATAGCAGATATAATAACACCTAATTTAGATGAAACAAAAGAAATAGTAAAAATAATTTTAAATAAAGAAAATATAGAGGATATAGATAGTATAGAAAAAATGAAAATTTATGGAAAGATAATTGCAGATTTTACTAAAAGATGGGTATTAATAAAAGGTGGACATCTTTCAAATAGTGCAGTGGATATCCTTATGAATAAAGATGGGATCTATATTTTAGAGGGAGAAAAAATTTCTAGTAATAATACTCATGGGACAGGTTGCAGTTTATCTTCAGCCATCGCTTCTAATTTAGCCAAGGGCTGTTCTATGTTGGAAGCAGTAAAAAAAGCTAAAAACTTTGTTCTATATTCAATAAAAAACTCAATAGACTTTGGAGAAATAAGTGGGACAGTAAATCAAATGGGAGAGATATATAAAAATATTGATATAGAAAAACTTTATTAA
- the thiF gene encoding sulfur carrier protein ThiS adenylyltransferase ThiF yields MELKEEDLLKRNVKGISKKLKKTRVCILGLGGLGSNVAVLLARSGIGSLKLVDFDIVEASNLNRQQYRISHIGIKKTEAMKSIIREINPFVEVDILDIKVDRENIYSIVGDIEIVVEAFDRAETKAMTLEELLTDKNKIVVSASGMAGLGSANEIVTRKIKDNFYLIGDNYSDYEEYSGIMSTRVMLCAAHQANMVLRLILGEEKFKKVIQ; encoded by the coding sequence ATGGAATTAAAAGAAGAAGATTTACTTAAAAGAAATGTAAAAGGTATATCTAAAAAATTAAAGAAAACAAGAGTTTGTATTTTAGGTTTGGGCGGCTTAGGCTCTAATGTAGCTGTCTTACTTGCAAGATCAGGGATAGGCTCTTTAAAATTAGTTGATTTTGATATTGTTGAAGCAAGTAATTTGAATAGACAACAGTATAGAATATCTCATATAGGAATAAAAAAAACAGAAGCAATGAAAAGTATTATAAGGGAGATTAATCCTTTTGTAGAAGTTGATATCTTGGATATAAAAGTAGATAGAGAAAATATATATTCAATAGTTGGAGATATTGAAATTGTTGTAGAAGCCTTTGATAGAGCTGAAACAAAAGCTATGACATTAGAAGAATTGCTAACAGATAAAAATAAAATAGTTGTATCTGCCTCAGGAATGGCAGGTTTAGGTTCAGCAAATGAAATTGTCACAAGAAAAATTAAAGATAATTTTTATTTGATAGGAGACAATTATTCTGATTACGAAGAATATTCAGGTATTATGTCAACAAGAGTTATGCTTTGTGCTGCCCACCAAGCCAATATGGTTTTAAGACTTATATTAGGAGAAGAAAAATTTAAAAAAGTTATTCAATGA
- the thiS gene encoding sulfur carrier protein ThiS, whose translation MAEINGKYEEINDVNLLDYLIKNKYRVDRIVVDYNGDIVKKSDFEKINIKNTDKIEIVCFVGGG comes from the coding sequence ATGGCTGAAATTAATGGAAAGTATGAAGAAATTAATGATGTTAACTTATTAGATTATTTAATAAAAAATAAGTATAGAGTAGATAGAATTGTTGTTGATTACAATGGAGATATAGTAAAAAAATCAGATTTTGAAAAAATTAATATAAAAAATACAGACAAAATAGAAATTGTATGTTTTGTTGGTGGTGGATAA
- the thiE gene encoding thiamine phosphate synthase, with product MKLKDCKIYLVTDEKACSGKDFYKCIEESIKGGVKIVQLREKNISTKDFYEKALKVKEICKNYGVLFIINDRLDITQAVEADGVHLGQSDMPIEKAREILKDKFLIGATAKNIEEAKKAELLGADYIGSGAIFGTSTKDNAKKLEIEDLKKIVNSVKIPVFAIGGININNVWMLKNIGLQGICSVSGILSEKDCKKAVENILKNFN from the coding sequence ATGAAGTTAAAGGATTGTAAAATTTACTTAGTTACTGATGAAAAAGCTTGTAGTGGAAAAGATTTCTATAAGTGTATAGAAGAAAGTATTAAAGGTGGAGTGAAGATAGTTCAGTTAAGAGAAAAAAATATTTCTACAAAAGATTTCTATGAAAAAGCTTTAAAAGTAAAAGAAATTTGTAAAAATTATGGAGTGCTGTTTATTATAAATGACAGATTAGATATAACACAGGCTGTTGAAGCAGATGGGGTCCACTTAGGGCAATCTGATATGCCAATAGAAAAAGCAAGAGAGATTTTAAAAGATAAATTTTTAATTGGAGCAACAGCAAAAAACATAGAAGAAGCCAAAAAAGCAGAGTTGTTAGGAGCAGATTATATAGGAAGTGGAGCTATTTTTGGAACAAGTACAAAAGATAATGCCAAGAAATTAGAGATAGAAGATTTAAAAAAAATAGTTAATAGTGTGAAAATTCCAGTTTTTGCAATAGGTGGAATAAATATTAATAATGTATGGATGTTAAAAAATATAGGTTTGCAAGGTATATGTTCAGTGTCAGGGATATTATCAGAAAAAGATTGTAAAAAAGCAGTAGAAAATATATTAAAAAATTTTAATTGA
- a CDS encoding thiazole synthase gives MKDSFKLGNKEFNSRFILGSGKYSNELINSAVNYAGAEIVTVAMRRAVSGVQENILDYIPKNITLLPNTSGARNAEEAVKIARLARECIQGDFIKIEVIKDSKYFLPDNYETIKATEILSKEGFIVMPYMYPDLNVARALRDAGASCIMPLAAPIGSNRGLITKEFIQILIDEIDLPIIVDAGIGKPSQACEAMEMGVTAIMANTAIATANDIPRMARAFKYAIQAGREAYLAKLGRVLEKGASASSPLTGFLNGVD, from the coding sequence ATGAAAGATAGTTTTAAACTTGGAAATAAAGAATTTAATTCAAGATTTATTCTTGGTTCAGGAAAATATTCAAATGAATTAATAAATAGTGCTGTTAACTATGCAGGAGCAGAGATAGTAACTGTTGCAATGAGAAGGGCTGTCAGTGGAGTTCAAGAAAATATTTTAGACTATATTCCTAAGAATATAACTTTACTTCCTAATACTTCTGGTGCAAGAAATGCAGAAGAAGCAGTGAAAATAGCAAGACTTGCAAGAGAGTGTATTCAAGGAGATTTTATAAAAATTGAGGTAATCAAAGATAGTAAATATTTTTTACCAGATAACTATGAAACTATAAAGGCAACTGAAATATTATCAAAAGAAGGATTTATTGTTATGCCATATATGTATCCAGATTTGAATGTAGCAAGAGCTTTAAGGGATGCAGGGGCAAGTTGTATAATGCCACTTGCTGCCCCAATAGGATCTAATAGGGGTTTAATAACAAAGGAATTTATACAAATTTTAATAGATGAAATAGATTTACCAATAATAGTTGATGCAGGTATAGGAAAACCCTCACAAGCCTGTGAAGCAATGGAAATGGGGGTAACTGCAATTATGGCTAATACTGCAATAGCAACTGCAAATGACATTCCAAGAATGGCAAGAGCTTTTAAGTATGCAATACAAGCTGGGAGAGAAGCCTATCTTGCAAAATTAGGTAGAGTTTTAGAAAAGGGTGCTTCTGCTTCTTCACCACTTACTGGATTTTTAAATGGGGTGGATTAA